One part of the Schistocerca piceifrons isolate TAMUIC-IGC-003096 chromosome 2, iqSchPice1.1, whole genome shotgun sequence genome encodes these proteins:
- the LOC124775453 gene encoding ankyrin repeat domain-containing protein 39-like — MSRVKNLLERGVPVDSRDSAGYTALHYAARAGHAAICQQLIAAGALLDTKTRAGGATPLHRAAASGKLHIVQLLLEAGANSAVTDADGRTALHRAAEEGHSDVAELLLKNNIQLNNTKDIKGRLAVECVKDQTMLSVFL; from the coding sequence ATGTCTCGTGTAAAGAACCTCTTAGAGCGCGGTGTCCCTGTTGATAGCAGAGACTCTGCTGGCTACACTGCACTACATTATGCTGCACGGGCTGGACACGCTGCCATATGCCAACAACTTATTGCAGCTGGAGCGTTGTTGGACACAAAGACACGTGCTGGAGGAGCTACACCTctacacagagcagcagcatctggTAAACTACATATTGTCCAACTGTTATTGGAAGCTGGGGCAAATAGTGCAGTTACTGATGCAGATGGGAGAACAGCTTTACACCGTGCTGCAGAGGAAGGACATTCTGATGTTGCAGAATTGCTGttaaagaataatatacagttaAACAACACGAAAGATATTAAAGGGCGCCTAGCAGTTGAATGTGTTAAGGATCAGACCATGCTTTCTGtttttttataa